In Juglans regia cultivar Chandler chromosome 13, Walnut 2.0, whole genome shotgun sequence, the following proteins share a genomic window:
- the LOC108994015 gene encoding uncharacterized protein At4g00950-like, translated as MGSSEPAESCEASSIPKLSFLSLSSKLAESSPAGMLTPPPQTVTASIPFQWEEAPGKPRPCAADSKPKISARTLELPPRLLISEIKAANMPSPTTVLDGPYVLGGRPVSHSHRFSMIRSSTVEDLHCGRSAPAPKEKGGGVHFGSMRWGSFGKINKEALNGSFRFSSSVVNGHHGGGDDSNTTKVKITRVRRRRSVMSLADTSSNLLATIYESVKQVVPWRSRR; from the exons atggggTCGTCTGAGCCAGCAGAGTCATGCGAAGCAAGTTCCATACCAAAGCTctcttttctctcactttcaagCAAGCTAGCCGAGTCGTCTCCTGCAGGAATGCTAACACCGCCGCCGCAAACGGTCACAGCTTCGATTCCATTCCAGTGGGAGGAAGCACCAGGCAAGCCAAGGCCATGCGCCGCCGATTCCAAACCAAAGATCAGTGCAAGAACCTTGGAACTACCTCCGAGATTACTAATTAGCGAGATTAAAGCCGCCAACATGCCGTCCCCAACGACGGTCTTGGACGGGCCGTACGTACTGGGGGGGCGGCCTGTGTCTCACAGCCACAGGTTTTCCATGATCAGATCAAGCACAGTAGAGGATCTGCACTGTGGGAGATCAGCACCAGCGCCTAAGGAGAAGGGAGGAGGAGTTCATTTTGGATCCATGAGATGGGGCAGTTTCGGGAAGATCAATAAGGAGGCTCTCAACGGTAGTTTTCGCTTTTCATCTTCGGTAGTTAACGGTCATCATGGTGGTGGTGACGATAGTAATACTACTAAGGTGAAGATCACAAGGGTTAGGAGGAGAAGAAGCGTCATGAGTCTCGCAGACACAAGCTCAAATTTGTTG GCAACTATTTATGAAAGCGTCAAGCAAGTGGTCCCATGGAGATCACGTCGGTAA